The following is a genomic window from Candidatus Riesia pediculischaeffi.
ACCATAAAACAAGATCCTCTAACATTCTATCTAAAGTAGAACCTCAAGACTTAATTAAATTTGGAATGATACCAGAATTTGTTGGAAGATTATCTACATTTGCTATTTTAGAAGAACAAAACGAAGAATTGTTGGTCAAAATTTTAAAAGAACCTAAAAATTCTTTAATTAAGCAGTATCAAAAACTTTTTGAAATGGAAAACGTACAATTGGAATTCGAAGAAGAATCTCTTAAAGAAATTGCGAAAAAAGCAATATTAAAAAAAACTGGGGCAAGAGGTTTAAAATCCATTTTAGAAAAACTCTTGCTTGATATTATGTATGAATTACCATCTACAAAAAAGAAGATTAAAAAAGTTATTGTTGATAAAGAATCGATATCTGAGAGATCCAAACCTCGAGTAATCTATAGTATGTAAGAATTTTATGTATAGAAACATCTTCAAATTGTTTCAGATATTTCTATAAATTGATCTATGATAGGAAAACAGCCATTAGATCTAGAACACTAGCAAGTTAAAAAGAGAAATCTTTATGAATCTTGAGAATTCAGAAAAAATTGAAATACCAGTATTACCATTAAGAGACGTAGTAGTATATCCCAATATGGTGATTCCTTTGTTCGTTGGAAGGGAAAAATCGATTCGATGTTTAGAAGCTGCAATGAATGATAATAAAAAGGTTGTACTAGTTGCGCAAAAAGAGGCATCAAAAGAATATCCAAATATCACTGATCTTTTCTCTATAGGAACAATGTCCTGTATATTACAAATGCTCAAAATGTCAGACGGTACATTAAAAGTATTAGTGGAGGGAATTGAAAGAGTTAAGATTGTTGACCTAAAAGATAGAGAGGATTACTTCGTTGCTCATGTGGAATACTTCAATAAATCTGATATCAGCGAAGAAGAACAAAAGGTTCTCAATAGAACAGTGATTAACCAGTTTGAAAGTTATATAAAACTAAATAAAAGGATTTCTCCAGAGGTATTGATATCTTTACGATCTATTGAAAAATCAGAAAAGTTGGCTGATACCATAGCCTCACACATGTCTTTAAAAGTCAAAGATAAGCAAAGAATCTTAGAGACTTCAGATATTTCGAAAAGATTAGAATGTTTGATGGTTATGATGGAATCAGAAATCAATTTTCTCAGAATTGAAAAAAAGATTCGTGATAGGGTTAAGAAGCAGATGGAAAAAAGCCAACGAGAATACTACCTGAACGAACAAATAAAAGCAATTCAAAAGGAGTTAGGAGAGATTGAAAACGTCCCTGATGAATTTGAAGTGTTTAAGAAAAAAATCGAACTAGCGAAGATGCCGAGAGAAGTTAAAAGAAAGGTTGAATCAGAACTGCAAAAGTTGAAAATGATGTCTCCTATATCGGCAGAAGCTACTGTTTTAAGAAGTTATGTTGATTGGATAGTTAATGTTCCATGGAGAAAAAAAAGTAGAATTAAAAAAAATTTAACTCAAGCAAAAATGATATTGGATAGAGATCATGATGGATTGGAAAAAGTTAAAGAACATATCTTAGAATATTTGGCAGTGCATATTAGGACTAATAAGATCAAAGGACCGATTTTATGCTTAGTAGGACCTCCAGGAGTAGGAAAAACATCTTTAGGAAAATCTATTGCGAAGGCCACAGGGAGAAGATATATAAGGATGTCTCTTGGTGGAGTTCGTGATGAAGCGGAAATAAGAGGACATAGAAGAACGTATATTGGATCAATGCCTGGCAAGATAATACAGAAGATGACCAAAATTGGAGTCAAGAATCCTTTATTTCTTTTCGATGAAATAGATAAAATTTCTTATGAAGCGAGGGGAGATCCTGCTTCAGCTTTGTTAGAGGTTCTCGATCCAGAACAAAATATCGCATTTAACGATCACTATTTAGAGATCGATTATGACCTATCTGATGTAATGTTCATCGCTACATCTAATACAACCCGCATTCCTACAGCTTTATTAGATAGGATGGAAATCATAAGAATATCCGGTTATACCGAGGAAGAGAAAAAGAAAATTGCAAAGAACCATTTGTTTCCAAAACAATTTAAAAGAAACGCTTTGAGAGATGGAGAATTGTTCATACATGATAATGCGTTTGAAGAGATCATCCGTTATTATACCAGAGAAGCTGGAGTAAGGAATCTTGAGAGAGAGATCTCAAAGATATGCAGAAAAACTGTAAAAATTATAACAAGTAATTGTTCCATTAGTAAGATCAACGTTGACAAAGATAATTTAAAGGAATATTTGGGATTTCGAAAACTTGATTATGGAAAAGTAAGAGATAGTAATAAGATTGGTCAAGTGACAGGTTTAGCTTGGATGGAATCCGGTGGAGATCTTTTAACAATCGAAACGGTTTGCGTTCATGGAAAAGGGAAATTAACTTATACGGGATCTTTAGGAGAGATTATGAAGGAATCTATTCAAACATCGCTTATGTTCATTCGTTCAAAATCCGAACAATTGAATATCGAACCCAACTTTTATGAAAAAAAGGATATACATGTCCATGTTCCAGATGGAGCAACTCCAAAAGATGGACCTAGCGCTGGAATAGCCATATGTACTGCTTTAGTTTCCTGCCTTACGAGCAACCCTGTTCGGTTTGATGTAGCTATGACTGGAGAAATCACTTTAGAGGGAATGATACTTCCTATCGGAGGTTTAAAAGAAAAACTTTTGGCAGCTCAAAGAGGAGGAATAAAAACTGTAATTATTCCGAACAATAATCGTCATACGTTGCAAGAACTACCGAAAAATATAATTGATTCTTTAAAAATTCATACAGTAAAAAACATGAAGGAAGTTTTTTCCGTTGTCTTTCAATATCCGATGAATAGTAAGTTTATCAATAATTAAACTACTCGATTATATAATCAATACGTTGCTTCAAAAATTTTTAGCCGTAAATTTTAAAAATCAATCCAAAATTGTCTCTCTATTATAAGGACTTTAAACGGTGATATGACGTTCGTCTTAGTTTGATGTTATATGAATAAAATAATATCCTCTTTAATCATTCTATCACTATTGTTCACAGGAATCAGTAGCTATTTTTTTAACAGCGATTATTTTGATAAATATGTCATAAAAGTTAATGAAGAATTAATCTACAAAGATCAGTTTAAAAAGGCCGTGCAAAGAGAAAAATATCTTCTCTCAAAGGATATGAATCAAGAATTTTCTTGGAATAAATACGATAAAGATTTAGAAGCTCTCATACGAGAACAAGTTTTAAATAAGTTAATTCAAGAAATATTACTGTATCAGTATTCAAAAAAATTAGGAATAAAAATTGGAGAAGATCAAATTATGGAAGAAATACTTCATTTTCCAATTTTTCAAAAAAATGGAATATTTGATCGTGAAAAATACAAAGATTTTTTATCAAAAAATAATATCCTAGGAAAAGATTTTTCGAAAGAAATCAAAAAAAATCTTTTCATCAAAAAAATTATACAAGCATATCTATTTGATGAGTTCTGTTTACCTTCCGAATCTTTCGAATATGCCAAGTTCCTTTTTCAAAAAAGAAGAATACAGATCTTAACTTTACCGATTCTCAAATATCAAAAATTACAAAACGTTCAAGAAGAAGAGATGAAGAATTATTATCGAAATCATCAAGAACAATTTCTATTTCCTAAGATGGCCAAGGTACGTTACATAAAATTAGATGTGAACGATCGAATAGATCTAGATTTGAAAGAGGAAGAAATATTTGATTTTTATCAAAACAACAGGGAAATGTTCGTTTTACCTGAAAGAAACTATTACAGCATGATTCAAACAGATAGCATGAAAGATGCAGAACTAATTTTAGATAAATTAAATTTAGGACATTCTTTTCAAGATTTAGCAAAAGACTTTTCCACACATGTTTTAAGTTCAAAAAAAGATGGTTCTATCGGGTGGATAGATAAAAAATCTCTATCGAAAACCATCATTCCTGCAAATTTAATCAGAGTAGGTCAGATTTCAAAAATCATTAGATTTGAAGAGAAATATCTGATATTTCGGTTAGATCGTTCTTCTGAAAAATATTATAAAACGTTTTCAGAATCTAGATCAGAAATAAAGGATATCATTTCAAAAGATAAATCTTCGAAAATTTTTTCTGAAATCAAGAGATCTCTGTTAGAAGTAGCGGATAAGAACGATACCACTTTGCTGTCAAACATACAAAAAAAATTTCATATTAGTGCACATCAAACCGATTGGTTTGAATTCAGAAGTTTACCGAGACAAATTAATTTCAAAAAAATAGAGAAATTCATTTTTTCTAATGAAATACAACCTATTTCCGTTAAGAACGATCGAAATAAGATCGGAATCGTGGAAATAGGTAAGNNNNNNNNNNNNNNNNNNNNNNNNNNNNNNNAATCTATAAAATCTTTCGATCTGGTCAAGGATGAGATTCATGAAACGATTAGTTTTAGAAAAGCATATGAAGAAACCGAACAAGATGGAAAATCTATTATAGATCAATTAAAATCTTTAAAAGAAGTAGGTGAAGAAAATTTCTTCAATACATGGTCCGTACGTTTTGAAGATGAAAAGATCATTTCTAGGAGTGGGATCAGAAATTCTTCTTTTCTTCATAACGCTTTTAACATGTCTATTTCTAATAAAGGAAATCCAAGTTATTGCATGATAAGGGATCGAAATCACGACCTAATAATCATTAAGTTAATAGGTATTATCCACGTGCAACCGAACGATAGAGAAATACAATTGATTTCTTCGGAAATTCTTAAAAATCTCAACTCCATAGTTATGGAATCCCTTTTTTCTCATCTTTTCAGTCGAGCAAAGATTAGCTAAAAATCGATTTTAAAATCCAGAAACCTTATATTTTTTATTTATTTCGATCAGCGCATGATAAATAACTCCTAAAACAATTATTAGAACATCAATAAAAAAAATTACAAGCTTGTGAACTCGTTCTTTGTTTTAGTTTTAAATGGTCCCTAGTTTCGTTTTCATAAAAATTGATTCAATCGGATTATTTTCAGGATCGTTATCAAACAAATTAAAAGAAATGAAAAAATTAATCGAAAAAATCATTTACCTATCAAGATGGTTATTGTTTCCTGTATATATGGGGTTATCTTTTGGATTTATTCTTTTAACTCTGAAGTTTTTTCAAAAAGTTCTTTATACTATTCCAGAATTATTCAAGATTGATGAATCTGGTCTGATACTAACAGTCCTTTCTTTAATCGATATCGCTTTGGTTGGCGGATTATTGGTGATGGTTATGTTTTCTAGCTATGAAAATTTTATTTTAAAGATGACGGTAGATGATAAACATCAAAAATTAAGTTGGATGGGAAAGATGGATGTCAATTCTATCAAAAACAAAGTTGCATCTTCCATCGTTGCGATTTCTTCAGTACATTTGTTGCGTCTTTTTATGGAGGCTGAAAAAGTAGCAGATGATAAGATCATGTGGAGCGTAATCGTGCATTTAACCTTTGTTCTGTCCGCATTTGGAATGTCATATATTGATCGTATGAGCAAGAATAATAATCTATCAAAGATGGATATATCAAAATAAATCATTTATCTTACGAATAAGATATCATTTATTGTAATATGGAGCTATTTTCCAATGCAGAAATTGGAAAAAATATCATTTAAAATTTTTTGTGAAGAATATTTTTTACCGTTAAATATCTGATTTAAGTATCTGTTCGCTGACTTCACTTCTTCCGCTACCATTTCTACAGATTGATAACAGCTAAGATTGTTCGCTCTTTTTAAATGTTTCAAAGCCTTCTTCGCGAAACAATAGTACCTATACTTGACGTTTAAAGCACTTTCCACATGATTTTTACGTTGTATAGTTCGTTTAAGATGCTTTTTTAAAATGTTCAATCCATCTTCTGTTCGTACTGATAAAAATATGACATTACATCCTTCTATTATCGTAACTTTCGATAATAATCTGTCAACGTCTATTTTATTCCTTATAATGGTATAAGACTGATGGGATTTGAGATTTTTTTTAAGAAAAGATAGAATGTAGTTTTTTTTAGAAAAAAATCCTTCACAGATATTATCTGTA
Proteins encoded in this region:
- the lon gene encoding endopeptidase La, which gives rise to MNLENSEKIEIPVLPLRDVVVYPNMVIPLFVGREKSIRCLEAAMNDNKKVVLVAQKEASKEYPNITDLFSIGTMSCILQMLKMSDGTLKVLVEGIERVKIVDLKDREDYFVAHVEYFNKSDISEEEQKVLNRTVINQFESYIKLNKRISPEVLISLRSIEKSEKLADTIASHMSLKVKDKQRILETSDISKRLECLMVMMESEINFLRIEKKIRDRVKKQMEKSQREYYLNEQIKAIQKELGEIENVPDEFEVFKKKIELAKMPREVKRKVESELQKLKMMSPISAEATVLRSYVDWIVNVPWRKKSRIKKNLTQAKMILDRDHDGLEKVKEHILEYLAVHIRTNKIKGPILCLVGPPGVGKTSLGKSIAKATGRRYIRMSLGGVRDEAEIRGHRRTYIGSMPGKIIQKMTKIGVKNPLFLFDEIDKISYEARGDPASALLEVLDPEQNIAFNDHYLEIDYDLSDVMFIATSNTTRIPTALLDRMEIIRISGYTEEEKKKIAKNHLFPKQFKRNALRDGELFIHDNAFEEIIRYYTREAGVRNLEREISKICRKTVKIITSNCSISKINVDKDNLKEYLGFRKLDYGKVRDSNKIGQVTGLAWMESGGDLLTIETVCVHGKGKLTYTGSLGEIMKESIQTSLMFIRSKSEQLNIEPNFYEKKDIHVHVPDGATPKDGPSAGIAICTALVSCLTSNPVRFDVAMTGEITLEGMILPIGGLKEKLLAAQRGGIKTVIIPNNNRHTLQELPKNIIDSLKIHTVKNMKEVFSVVFQYPMNSKFINN
- a CDS encoding SurA N-terminal domain-containing protein, producing MNKIISSLIILSLLFTGISSYFFNSDYFDKYVIKVNEELIYKDQFKKAVQREKYLLSKDMNQEFSWNKYDKDLEALIREQVLNKLIQEILLYQYSKKLGIKIGEDQIMEEILHFPIFQKNGIFDREKYKDFLSKNNILGKDFSKEIKKNLFIKKIIQAYLFDEFCLPSESFEYAKFLFQKRRIQILTLPILKYQKLQNVQEEEMKNYYRNHQEQFLFPKMAKVRYIKLDVNDRIDLDLKEEEIFDFYQNNREMFVLPERNYYSMIQTDSMKDAELILDKLNLGHSFQDLAKDFSTHVLSSKKDGSIGWIDKKSLSKTIIPANLIRVGQISKIIRFEEKYLIFRLDRSSEKYYKTFSESRSEIKDIISKDKSSKIFSEIKRSLLEVADKNDTTLLSNIQKKFHISAHQTDWFEFRSLPRQINFKKIEKFIFSNEIQPISVKNDRNKIGIVEIGK
- a CDS encoding TIGR00645 family protein; amino-acid sequence: MKKLIEKIIYLSRWLLFPVYMGLSFGFILLTLKFFQKVLYTIPELFKIDESGLILTVLSLIDIALVGGLLVMVMFSSYENFILKMTVDDKHQKLSWMGKMDVNSIKNKVASSIVAISSVHLLRLFMEAEKVADDKIMWSVIVHLTFVLSAFGMSYIDRMSKNNNLSKMDISK